In Puntigrus tetrazona isolate hp1 chromosome 7, ASM1883169v1, whole genome shotgun sequence, the following are encoded in one genomic region:
- the nat16 gene encoding histidine N-acetyltransferase — protein sequence MKIENSLPCSQLPEAPPQTGLHFTVATEEDFDDIMAMSKDIYGGLDYLPSRYQAWLQESNRTVILARKQGKVIALESVCVIDDGETMLVEGLRVAPQERGKGVAGVLLRFCSQLVKSKYPDVKVSRLTRDDQLGPKDFQKYRLITKQGILLVRFRAEDLKLRLADLGPNITVAGEGLSTTNIPVRLEPAEVQQLFLSDVLMQAVLPNATIVQDWQPFKPLPSNMAILLKKDIDWMVDDSRRPTMASLCTFPFRVPIGDDWYYLNIDMFGKDLTLAIQQLLCHLRCHTGTLKGYVMCQVFLEPALWKPMADFFRETLKVELVKEYTEQCVVESDVV from the exons ATGAAGATTGAAAACAGCCTGCCCTGCTCTCAGCTCCCTGAGGCCCCTCCTCAGACCGGCCTGCATTTTACAGTGGCAACGGAGGAGGACTTTGATGACATCATGGCCATGAGCAAGGATATATATGGCGGCCTGGACTATCTGCCCTCCCGCTATCAAGCCTGGCTGCAAGAGAGCAACCGCACTGTCATTTTGGCTCGCAAGCAAGGCAAAGTG ATTGCCCTGGAGTCAGTGTGTGTTATCGATGATGGCGAGACCATGCTGGTGGAAGGGCTTCGTGTTGCCCCACAAGAGAGGGGGAAAGGTGTGGCAGGGGTACTTCTTCGCTTTTGCTCCCAGCTGGTTAAGTCCAAGTACCCCGACGTTAAAGTCAGCAGACTGACCAGAGATGACCAACTTGGGCCAAAAGACTTCCAGAAGTACCGGCTCATCACCAAACAG GGAATCCTTCTGGTGCGCTTCCGTGCTGAAGACCTTAAATTACGTCTTGCTGATCTCGGGCCTAATATCACTGTAGCGGGGGAGGGTCTGTCCACCACAAACATCCCGGTCCGTTTGGAGCCAGCAGAGGTGCAACAGCTCTTCCTAAGCGATGTTCTAATGCAGGCTGTCCTTCCCAATGCCACCATCGTTCAAGATTGGCAGCCCTTCAAGCCTCTGCCTAGCAACATGGCCATCCTGCTGAAGAAGGACATTGATTGGATGGTTGACGATTCCAGGCGCCCAACCATGGCCAGCTTGTGCACTTTCCCCTTCCGTGTGCCAATCGGTGACGACTGGTACTACCTCAACATCGATATGTTTGGTAAAGACCTGACGCTGGCCATACAACAGCTGCTGTGCCACCTGAGGTGCCACACTGGCACTCTGAAGGGTTACGTCATGTGTCAGGTGTTCCTGGAGCCTGCGCTGTGGAAGCCCATGGCCGATTTCTTTAGGGAGACCCTTAAAGTGGAGCTGGTGAAGGAGTACACAGAGCAGTGCGTGGTGGAGTCTGACGTCGTTTAG